One stretch of Cygnus olor isolate bCygOlo1 chromosome 1, bCygOlo1.pri.v2, whole genome shotgun sequence DNA includes these proteins:
- the C1H12orf57 gene encoding protein C10 isoform X2, whose protein sequence is MDEARDNACNDMGKMLQFLLPVATQIQQDVIKAYGFSSDGEGVLKFARLIKSYESQDPEIASMSGKLKAMFLPPMTLPPHGAGTGGVATS, encoded by the exons ATGGACGAGGCCCGGGACAACGCGTGCAACGACATGGGCAAGATGCTGCAGTTCCTGCTGCCCGTGGCCACGCAGATCCAGCAGGACGTGATCAAAGCCTACGGCTTCAGCAGCGACGGCGAAG GGGTCCTCAAGTTCGCCCGGCTGATCAAGTCCTACGAGTCGCAGGACCCGGAGATCGCCAGCATGTCCGGCAAGCTCAAGGCCATGTTCCTGCCGCCCATGACCCTGCCGCCGCACGGCGCCGGCACCGGCGGAGTGGCCACCTCGTGA
- the C1H12orf57 gene encoding protein C10 isoform X1 — translation MAASAQGPSAPLSAEQAKVVLAEVIKAFGAPENAQRMDEARDNACNDMGKMLQFLLPVATQIQQDVIKAYGFSSDGEGVLKFARLIKSYESQDPEIASMSGKLKAMFLPPMTLPPHGAGTGGVATS, via the exons ATGGCGGCGTCCGCGCAGGGCCCGTCCGCGCCGCTGAGCGCCGAGCAGGCGAAGG TGGTGCTGGCCGAGGTGATCAAGGCGTTCGGGGCGCCCGAGAACGCGCAGCGCATGGACGAGGCCCGGGACAACGCGTGCAACGACATGGGCAAGATGCTGCAGTTCCTGCTGCCCGTGGCCACGCAGATCCAGCAGGACGTGATCAAAGCCTACGGCTTCAGCAGCGACGGCGAAG GGGTCCTCAAGTTCGCCCGGCTGATCAAGTCCTACGAGTCGCAGGACCCGGAGATCGCCAGCATGTCCGGCAAGCTCAAGGCCATGTTCCTGCCGCCCATGACCCTGCCGCCGCACGGCGCCGGCACCGGCGGAGTGGCCACCTCGTGA